The Vicinamibacteria bacterium genome has a window encoding:
- the ilvB gene encoding biosynthetic-type acetolactate synthase large subunit yields the protein MILTGAQILWECLVKEGVTTVFGYPGGAILPAYDAMLDYPAIRHVLVRHEQGAAHMADGYARASGRVGVAVATSGPGATNLTTGIATAMLDSTPTVFITGQVSSLLLGTDAFQETDVTGITLPITKHNALVTDVTTLARTLREAFHLARSGRPGPVLVDICKDVQQARTEFEWPAEAPPLNGHEPSPPRAADLTRAAELVAGAKRPLILAGAGVIRSGASDLLKEFAEKTDTPVASTLLGLGGFPASHPLALGMMGMHGEAFVNQAIQRADLLLAFGMRFDDRVTGNLKTYAPDAKKVHVEIDPSEIGKNVAVDVQIAADLRAALSALLPLLPERRHPEWRREIDAGRAETRTRDILHQPDGGRLFAAHVINDLWEATGGEAVVVTDVGQHQMWEAQYYHHEKPRTLITSGGLGTMGFALPAAIGAKLARPEAEVWVIAGDGGFQMTQCELATLQQEKLDIKIAVVNNGFLGMVRQWQEFFYARRYAATPMLSPDFVALASAYGIPARRVNRRADVVPAVEAARNAPGPALIEFQVEQEDVVYPMVPSGADLHAMIRRPAEAAVEAQEAQA from the coding sequence GTGATTCTGACCGGGGCGCAGATTCTCTGGGAATGTCTGGTCAAGGAGGGCGTCACCACGGTCTTCGGCTATCCGGGCGGGGCCATCCTCCCTGCCTACGACGCCATGCTCGACTACCCCGCCATACGCCACGTCCTCGTCCGGCACGAGCAGGGGGCGGCGCACATGGCGGATGGCTACGCCCGCGCCAGTGGGCGGGTGGGGGTGGCGGTGGCCACCTCCGGCCCGGGGGCCACGAACCTGACCACCGGCATCGCCACCGCCATGCTCGACTCCACCCCCACCGTCTTCATCACCGGCCAGGTGTCGTCGCTCCTGCTGGGCACCGACGCCTTCCAGGAGACGGACGTCACCGGAATCACCCTCCCCATCACCAAGCACAACGCGCTCGTCACCGACGTCACGACCCTCGCCCGCACGCTGCGCGAGGCCTTCCACCTCGCGCGCAGCGGCCGCCCGGGACCGGTCCTGGTCGACATCTGCAAGGACGTGCAGCAGGCGCGCACGGAGTTCGAGTGGCCGGCGGAGGCGCCACCGCTGAACGGCCACGAGCCCTCCCCGCCCCGGGCCGCGGACCTCACCCGGGCCGCGGAGCTGGTGGCGGGGGCCAAGCGACCCCTGATCCTGGCCGGCGCGGGCGTGATCCGGTCGGGGGCCTCCGACCTCCTCAAGGAGTTCGCGGAGAAGACGGATACCCCCGTGGCCTCGACCCTTCTCGGCCTGGGCGGCTTCCCGGCCAGCCATCCCCTGGCCCTGGGCATGATGGGCATGCACGGCGAGGCCTTCGTGAACCAGGCCATCCAGCGGGCGGACCTTCTGCTCGCCTTCGGGATGCGCTTCGACGACCGCGTCACCGGGAACCTCAAGACCTACGCCCCGGATGCGAAGAAGGTCCACGTGGAGATCGACCCCTCCGAGATCGGCAAGAACGTGGCCGTGGACGTCCAGATCGCGGCCGACCTCCGGGCGGCCCTCTCCGCGCTCCTCCCCCTCCTCCCCGAGAGGCGGCACCCGGAGTGGCGGCGTGAGATCGACGCCGGCCGCGCCGAGACCCGGACCCGCGACATCCTGCACCAGCCGGACGGCGGCCGGTTGTTCGCGGCCCACGTGATCAACGACCTCTGGGAGGCCACGGGGGGCGAGGCCGTGGTCGTGACCGACGTGGGCCAGCACCAGATGTGGGAGGCCCAGTACTACCACCATGAGAAGCCCCGCACCCTCATCACCTCGGGCGGGCTCGGCACCATGGGCTTCGCCCTGCCCGCCGCCATCGGGGCCAAGCTGGCCCGCCCGGAGGCCGAGGTCTGGGTGATCGCGGGGGACGGCGGGTTCCAGATGACGCAGTGCGAGCTGGCCACCCTCCAGCAGGAGAAGCTGGACATCAAGATCGCGGTCGTGAACAACGGCTTCCTGGGCATGGTCCGCCAATGGCAGGAGTTCTTCTACGCCCGCCGCTACGCGGCCACCCCGATGCTCTCCCCCGACTTTGTGGCCCTGGCCTCCGCCTACGGCATCCCCGCGCGCCGCGTGAACCGCCGCGCCGACGTCGTGCCTGCGGTGGAGGCGGCCCGAAACGCGCCGGGGCCAGCCCTGATCGAGTTCCAGGTGGAGCAGGAGGACGTGGTCTACCCCATGGTGCCCTCGGGCGCCGACCTCCACGCCATGATCCGCCGCCCCGCGGAGGCCGCGGTCGAGGCCCAGGAGGCGCAGGCATGA
- the gltB gene encoding glutamate synthase large subunit, giving the protein MKPRENARASTRGLYEPAFEHDACGVGFLAELGGRPHVRILPLALTALSRMAHRGAVAADGTTGDGAGVTTQIPFDVLREDLAARGLSGLEPGGLAVGSIFLPPEPARAARARALVEEVLVQEGLPFLGWREVPIREEVLGEQAWRARPGIAHLLVGRPPAASDADFERRLYRARRELEARARRLGLRGLYVASLSHRTLVYKALVRATDLADFYPDLRHPAYATAFALFHQRFSTNTFPSWAMTQPFRLVAHNGEINTIEGNRSWMRAREAGLSSQLLGLKAGAIRPLLPEGTSDSASLDEALALLTLAGRDVTQGVSLLMPPAWEGDPELAAEVRALFEYQSCLMEPWDGPALVVFTDGKIVGAGLDRNGLRPARYAVTVDGLVLVASEAGVLDVAPGRILHRGRLGPGDMVAVDLAAGRFLDRGTIHDGLAARRPYAAWLAQHRVPFRDLPRPSAEVETAEVGPLRAFGYTREEMQLVLGPMFKEGLEPLGSMGDDVPLAVLSAQPRLLYSYFKQRFAQVTNPPIDPLRESLVMSLGTHLGPQGDLLAEAPGPGPQVHLEGPLLRREELKALEAWEHPGWVVRRLSLLFPAPGGTRAFSSALNRLLREAAAAVEEGATLLVLSDRGVDEGRAALPALLAVSAVHQHLVRRGSRLKTSLIAETGEARDDHQVASLLGYGANAVSPYLALAAIRRAVQAAGGGEEPAAEAEDRYLKTLAKGILKILSKMGISTLRSYHGAQLFEAVGVAPALVRRHFTGTPSFVGGVGLAEIAGETLARHAAAFVKAASDLEEGGFHRFRQTGEAHAFAPKVVKALHAAVRSGEPLGYRAYAALVHARDPLVLRDLLEFSGRGPIPLEEVEGVEAIFPRFMTAAMSLGALSPEAHEVLAIGMNRIGARSNSGEGGEPADLFWRALPGGDRAHNRIKQVASARFGVTAHYLVTADELQIKMAQGSKPGEGGQLPGHKVAPHIARVRHASPGITLISPPPHHDIYSIEDLAQLIYDLKRVNPAATVAVKLVSEAGVGTVAAGVAKAHADAILIGGYDGGTGASPLGSIKNAGTPWELGLAEAQQVLTRSRLRGRVRLQVEGGLKTGRDVVMGALLGAEEFGFGSTALVAVGCVMARQCHLNTCPAGIATQREDLRLGFKGTPEDVVKFFTAVAQEVREILALLGYRRIEEIIGLTERLEARPRLAGKASMVSLERVLAEAPPPDFPRRSRDPRNDPPETGGRLDEGVLARLRFGGATVAPLEMEFLITNADRAVGAAVAGELARRLPAHPLPPNTVRLSFRGSAGQSFGAFCVEGMRLVLEGEANDYVGKGMSGGEIVVHPPKAAPLASQPVLAGNTLLYGATGGRLFLAGRVGERFAVRNSGAQAVVEGVGDHACEYMTAGAVIILGDTGRNLGAGMSGGLVYALDPEDRLPRRCNLDLVSVGPLPVEDEEWLREGIECHRDSTGSDRARHILDNWAEMKSLFRRIAPKATAGLARPLPWRSATPARIVEFPRPAERHAPRPQAWIAQPLGEGTPGLG; this is encoded by the coding sequence GTGAAGCCCAGGGAGAATGCGCGGGCCTCGACGCGGGGCCTCTACGAGCCGGCTTTCGAGCACGACGCCTGCGGAGTGGGGTTCCTGGCCGAACTCGGGGGCCGCCCCCACGTCCGCATCCTGCCCCTGGCCTTGACCGCCCTTTCCCGCATGGCCCATCGGGGGGCGGTCGCCGCGGACGGAACCACCGGGGACGGGGCGGGGGTCACGACCCAGATCCCTTTCGATGTGCTGCGGGAGGACCTCGCGGCCCGGGGCCTCTCCGGCCTCGAGCCGGGCGGCCTGGCCGTGGGCTCGATATTCCTTCCCCCCGAGCCGGCCCGCGCCGCCCGGGCCCGGGCCCTGGTCGAGGAAGTCCTGGTCCAGGAGGGCCTTCCCTTCCTGGGCTGGCGGGAGGTGCCGATCCGGGAGGAGGTCCTGGGGGAGCAGGCCTGGCGGGCGCGCCCCGGGATCGCCCATCTCCTTGTGGGCCGGCCCCCTGCGGCGTCGGACGCGGATTTCGAGCGTCGGCTCTACCGGGCGCGCCGGGAGCTGGAGGCGCGCGCCCGGCGCCTGGGGCTCCGCGGGCTCTATGTCGCCTCCCTCAGCCACCGGACCCTCGTCTACAAGGCGTTGGTGCGGGCCACCGATCTCGCCGACTTCTACCCCGATCTCCGCCACCCCGCCTACGCCACCGCCTTCGCCCTCTTCCACCAGCGCTTCAGCACCAACACCTTCCCCTCCTGGGCCATGACCCAGCCCTTCCGCCTCGTGGCCCACAACGGCGAGATCAACACCATCGAGGGAAACCGGAGCTGGATGCGGGCGCGAGAGGCCGGCCTCAGCTCCCAGCTCCTGGGCCTCAAGGCGGGTGCGATCCGTCCCCTGCTTCCGGAGGGGACGAGCGACTCCGCCAGCCTGGACGAGGCCCTCGCCCTCCTCACCCTGGCCGGGCGCGACGTCACCCAGGGCGTCAGCCTGCTCATGCCCCCGGCCTGGGAGGGCGACCCCGAGCTTGCCGCGGAGGTCAGGGCCCTCTTCGAGTACCAGTCCTGCCTCATGGAGCCCTGGGACGGCCCCGCTCTCGTGGTCTTCACGGACGGGAAGATCGTGGGTGCCGGTCTCGACCGCAACGGCCTGCGGCCGGCCCGCTATGCGGTCACCGTGGACGGCCTGGTCCTGGTGGCGTCCGAGGCCGGGGTCCTGGACGTGGCTCCGGGCCGGATCCTCCACCGCGGGCGGCTGGGTCCGGGGGACATGGTCGCGGTGGACCTCGCGGCCGGACGGTTCCTGGACCGGGGGACGATCCACGACGGGCTGGCCGCGCGCCGGCCCTACGCGGCCTGGCTGGCCCAGCACCGTGTTCCCTTCAGGGACCTGCCCCGGCCGTCCGCGGAGGTCGAGACCGCGGAGGTGGGGCCGCTCCGCGCCTTCGGCTACACCCGCGAGGAGATGCAGCTCGTCCTGGGGCCCATGTTCAAGGAGGGGCTCGAGCCCCTGGGCTCGATGGGCGACGACGTCCCCCTGGCCGTGCTCTCGGCGCAACCCCGGCTCCTCTACTCGTACTTCAAACAGCGCTTCGCCCAGGTCACGAACCCGCCCATTGATCCCCTCCGCGAATCCCTCGTGATGTCCCTCGGCACCCACCTCGGCCCCCAGGGCGATCTGCTGGCGGAGGCGCCCGGGCCCGGGCCCCAGGTCCACCTCGAGGGCCCCCTGCTGCGGAGGGAGGAGCTCAAGGCCCTCGAGGCCTGGGAGCACCCGGGGTGGGTGGTGCGGCGGCTGAGCCTGCTTTTCCCGGCTCCGGGCGGCACGCGCGCCTTCTCCTCCGCGCTCAACCGGCTGTTGCGCGAGGCCGCGGCGGCGGTGGAAGAGGGGGCGACCCTGCTCGTGCTCTCCGACCGCGGGGTGGACGAGGGCCGAGCGGCCCTGCCCGCGCTTCTCGCCGTCTCCGCCGTCCACCAGCACCTCGTCCGGCGGGGATCGCGGCTCAAGACAAGCCTGATTGCGGAGACGGGCGAGGCCCGCGACGACCATCAAGTGGCCAGCCTCCTCGGGTACGGGGCCAACGCGGTCTCCCCCTATCTCGCCCTGGCCGCCATCCGCCGGGCGGTCCAGGCGGCGGGGGGCGGGGAAGAGCCAGCGGCGGAGGCCGAGGACCGCTACCTGAAGACCCTGGCCAAGGGGATCCTCAAGATCCTCTCCAAGATGGGCATCTCCACCCTGCGCTCCTATCACGGGGCCCAGCTCTTCGAAGCGGTGGGGGTCGCCCCCGCGCTCGTCCGCCGTCATTTCACGGGCACGCCCTCCTTCGTGGGGGGGGTGGGCCTCGCCGAGATCGCCGGCGAGACCCTCGCCCGCCACGCGGCCGCGTTCGTGAAGGCCGCGTCCGACCTCGAGGAGGGGGGCTTCCACCGCTTCCGTCAGACCGGCGAGGCCCACGCCTTCGCCCCCAAGGTCGTGAAGGCCCTCCACGCCGCGGTTCGATCCGGGGAGCCCCTGGGGTACCGGGCCTACGCCGCCCTCGTCCACGCGCGCGACCCCCTCGTCCTGCGCGACCTCCTGGAGTTCTCGGGACGGGGCCCCATCCCCCTCGAGGAGGTGGAGGGGGTGGAGGCCATCTTCCCCCGCTTCATGACCGCGGCCATGTCTCTGGGAGCCCTGAGCCCGGAGGCCCACGAGGTTCTGGCCATCGGCATGAACCGGATCGGCGCCCGCAGCAACAGCGGGGAGGGCGGCGAGCCCGCCGACCTCTTCTGGAGAGCGCTCCCCGGCGGGGACCGTGCCCACAACCGCATCAAGCAGGTGGCCTCCGCCCGGTTCGGAGTGACCGCCCACTACCTGGTCACGGCGGACGAGCTCCAGATAAAGATGGCCCAGGGCAGCAAGCCCGGCGAGGGGGGCCAGCTCCCCGGCCACAAGGTGGCTCCCCACATCGCGCGCGTGCGCCACGCCTCCCCCGGCATCACCCTCATCTCGCCCCCGCCCCACCACGACATCTACAGCATCGAGGACTTGGCCCAGCTCATCTATGACCTCAAGCGGGTGAACCCCGCGGCCACCGTGGCAGTGAAGCTCGTCTCCGAGGCCGGGGTGGGGACCGTGGCCGCGGGGGTGGCCAAGGCCCACGCCGACGCCATCCTCATCGGGGGCTACGACGGGGGCACCGGCGCCTCCCCCCTGGGCTCGATCAAGAACGCGGGCACGCCCTGGGAGCTGGGCCTGGCCGAGGCCCAGCAGGTCCTGACCCGCAGCCGCCTGCGCGGCCGGGTGCGGCTGCAGGTGGAGGGCGGGCTCAAGACCGGCCGCGACGTGGTCATGGGCGCGCTCCTGGGGGCGGAGGAGTTCGGCTTCGGGAGCACCGCCCTCGTGGCCGTGGGGTGCGTCATGGCCCGCCAGTGCCACTTGAACACCTGCCCGGCCGGGATCGCCACCCAGCGCGAGGACCTTCGGCTCGGGTTCAAGGGCACCCCCGAGGACGTGGTCAAGTTCTTCACCGCGGTGGCGCAGGAGGTGCGGGAGATCCTGGCCCTGCTCGGCTACCGCCGGATCGAGGAGATCATCGGCCTCACGGAGCGGCTGGAGGCCCGGCCCCGGCTTGCGGGGAAGGCCTCCATGGTCAGCCTGGAGCGGGTGCTCGCGGAGGCGCCCCCTCCCGATTTCCCCCGCCGCAGCCGGGATCCCCGCAACGACCCGCCCGAGACGGGCGGGCGCCTGGACGAGGGCGTGCTCGCCCGTCTGCGCTTCGGGGGGGCCACGGTGGCGCCCCTCGAGATGGAGTTTCTCATCACCAACGCGGACCGGGCGGTGGGAGCCGCGGTGGCCGGCGAGCTGGCGCGGCGCCTGCCCGCCCACCCCCTCCCCCCGAACACCGTTCGCCTCAGCTTCCGGGGCAGTGCGGGCCAGAGCTTCGGGGCCTTCTGCGTGGAGGGGATGCGGCTCGTTCTCGAGGGCGAGGCCAACGACTACGTGGGCAAGGGGATGTCGGGTGGGGAGATCGTGGTGCACCCCCCCAAGGCCGCGCCCCTCGCCTCCCAGCCCGTCCTCGCCGGCAACACCTTGCTCTACGGCGCCACCGGCGGCCGACTCTTCCTGGCCGGGCGCGTCGGCGAGCGCTTTGCCGTTCGCAACAGCGGGGCCCAGGCGGTGGTGGAGGGGGTGGGCGACCACGCCTGCGAGTACATGACGGCGGGGGCGGTGATCATCCTGGGCGACACCGGCCGCAACCTGGGGGCGGGGATGTCGGGGGGGTTGGTGTACGCCCTGGACCCCGAGGACCGGCTGCCCCGCCGCTGCAACCTCGACCTGGTGTCGGTGGGCCCCCTTCCCGTCGAGGACGAGGAATGGTTGCGGGAGGGGATCGAGTGCCATCGGGACTCGACGGGCAGCGACCGCGCCCGGCACATCCTCGATAACTGGGCGGAGATGAAGTCTCTGTTCCGCCGCATCGCCCCCAAGGCGACCGCGGGTCTCGCCCGACCGCTCCCCTGGCGCAGCGCGACCCCGGCCCGGATCGTGGAGTTCCCGCGGCCGGCGGAGAGGCACGCGCCCCGCCCCCAGGCCTGGATCGCCCAACCCCTGGGCGAGGGGACCCCGGGGCTGGGGTAA
- a CDS encoding LysR family transcriptional regulator, which translates to MDVRQLDMFRAVAEEGSFTRAAERLHVSQSAISRQIKLLEEELGGVLLHRGGKRVALTPPGELLLKTANRVHRDLQEVASQISDTHALHRGTLSLAGGMTVCMHILPRVLRKYLRLYKEVDLRVVSAATETILRLIRNHEVDLALLTLPIVAKDLEVVPVLKEEMVVVTARGHPLSRERTIETSRLGRYPWILYEAGSNTRKILEQFFREEEIQVDVAMETENVEIIKSMVAAGLGITLIPYAAIVKDVRHGRFSYARVRGRRLYRETAWVYLRSDYVPRSITEMMRVFDLMKDQFGSKPPGA; encoded by the coding sequence ATGGACGTGCGTCAGCTCGACATGTTCCGGGCCGTGGCCGAAGAGGGCAGCTTCACCCGGGCCGCGGAGCGCCTCCACGTCTCCCAGTCGGCGATCAGCCGCCAGATCAAGCTCCTGGAGGAGGAGCTGGGAGGGGTCCTGCTCCACCGGGGCGGGAAGCGGGTGGCCCTCACCCCCCCCGGAGAGTTGCTGCTGAAGACGGCCAACCGGGTCCACCGCGACCTGCAGGAGGTGGCCTCCCAGATCTCGGACACCCACGCCCTCCACCGCGGCACCCTGAGCCTGGCCGGAGGGATGACGGTCTGCATGCACATCCTCCCCCGCGTGCTCCGGAAGTACCTGCGCCTCTACAAGGAGGTGGACCTGCGGGTGGTCTCCGCAGCCACCGAGACCATCCTCCGCCTCATCCGGAACCACGAGGTGGACCTCGCCCTCTTGACCCTGCCCATCGTGGCCAAGGACCTGGAGGTGGTGCCGGTGCTCAAGGAGGAGATGGTGGTGGTCACCGCGCGCGGCCACCCCCTCTCCCGCGAGCGCACGATCGAGACCTCGCGTCTCGGCCGCTACCCCTGGATCCTCTACGAAGCCGGGTCTAACACCCGGAAGATCCTGGAGCAGTTCTTCCGGGAGGAGGAGATCCAGGTGGACGTGGCCATGGAGACGGAGAATGTGGAGATCATCAAGTCCATGGTGGCGGCCGGCCTCGGCATCACCCTCATCCCCTATGCCGCCATCGTCAAGGACGTGCGGCACGGGCGCTTTTCCTACGCGCGCGTCCGCGGGCGCCGCCTCTACCGGGAGACGGCCTGGGTCTACCTGAGGTCGGACTACGTGCCCCGGTCCATCACCGAGATGATGCGCGTCTTCGACCTCATGAAGGACCAGTTCGGGAGCAAGCCGCCGGGGGCCTGA
- the ilvD gene encoding dihydroxy-acid dehydratase: MTDHRRSRVVTEGVLRAPSRAMLRAVGFGEGDFSKPIVGIANAYSTITPCNLGLNTLAARAEAALREAATMPQVFGTITVSDGISMGTEGMKYSLVSREVIADSIETACNGQTMDGVLAIGGCDKNMPGAMIAVARMDIPAIFVYGGTIKPGHYAGQDLTIGSVFEAVGAQAAGKIDLATLKEVEGKACPGAGSCGGMFTANTMSSAFEAMGMSLMYSSTMAAEDPEKAESAAESGAVLAAAIRRGLSPRQILTRAAFENAIAVVMAVGGSTNAVLHLLAIAHAAEVPLSIDDFETLRGGVPVLCDLRPSGRYVATDLHRAGGIPQVMKMLLVHGRLHGEALTITGHTVAEQLKDVPATPRADQDVIRPWERPIHPQGHLAILRGNLAPEGAVAKITGLKATKITGPARVFDSEEACMEATLAGRIRAGDVIVLRYEGPRGGPGMREMLGPTSAIVGAGLGDSVGLITDGRFSGATHGMVVGHVSPEAAVGGAIALVREGDLVTIDAEARRLSLDVEEGEIARRRAAWSPPPPRYRRGVLAKYARLVSSASLGAVTD; encoded by the coding sequence ATGACCGACCACCGCCGGAGCCGAGTCGTGACGGAAGGGGTGCTGCGCGCCCCCAGCCGGGCCATGCTGCGCGCGGTGGGGTTCGGGGAGGGCGACTTCAGCAAGCCGATCGTAGGTATCGCCAACGCCTATAGCACCATCACCCCCTGCAACCTCGGGCTCAACACCCTCGCCGCGCGGGCGGAGGCCGCCCTGCGTGAGGCGGCGACCATGCCCCAGGTCTTCGGGACCATCACCGTGAGCGACGGCATCTCCATGGGCACGGAGGGGATGAAGTACTCGCTGGTCTCCCGCGAGGTGATCGCCGATTCCATCGAGACGGCCTGCAACGGGCAGACCATGGACGGGGTCCTGGCCATCGGCGGCTGCGACAAGAACATGCCGGGGGCCATGATCGCCGTGGCCCGCATGGACATCCCCGCCATCTTCGTCTACGGGGGGACGATCAAGCCCGGCCACTACGCGGGGCAGGACCTCACGATCGGCAGCGTGTTCGAGGCGGTGGGGGCGCAGGCGGCGGGCAAGATCGACCTGGCCACGCTCAAGGAGGTGGAGGGCAAGGCCTGTCCGGGGGCGGGCTCTTGCGGTGGCATGTTCACCGCCAACACCATGTCCTCCGCCTTCGAGGCCATGGGCATGAGCCTGATGTACTCCTCCACCATGGCCGCCGAGGACCCGGAGAAGGCCGAGAGCGCGGCCGAGTCGGGGGCGGTGCTGGCCGCCGCCATCCGGCGCGGCCTCTCCCCCCGGCAGATCCTGACCCGCGCCGCCTTCGAGAACGCGATTGCGGTGGTGATGGCGGTGGGGGGGTCCACCAACGCCGTCCTGCACCTCCTGGCCATCGCCCACGCCGCGGAGGTTCCGCTCAGCATCGACGATTTCGAGACCCTGCGCGGGGGGGTGCCCGTGCTCTGCGATCTCAGGCCCTCCGGCCGGTACGTGGCCACCGACCTGCACCGGGCGGGAGGCATCCCCCAGGTCATGAAGATGCTCCTCGTCCACGGCCGGCTCCACGGGGAGGCCCTCACCATCACCGGCCACACCGTGGCCGAGCAGCTTAAGGATGTGCCCGCGACGCCGCGGGCCGATCAGGACGTCATCCGCCCCTGGGAAAGACCCATCCACCCCCAGGGGCATCTGGCCATCCTGCGGGGCAACCTGGCCCCAGAAGGGGCCGTGGCCAAGATCACCGGCCTCAAAGCTACGAAAATCACCGGCCCCGCCCGGGTGTTCGACTCCGAGGAGGCCTGCATGGAGGCGACCCTGGCCGGCCGCATCCGCGCGGGGGACGTGATCGTGCTCCGCTACGAGGGCCCGCGGGGGGGCCCCGGCATGCGCGAGATGCTCGGCCCCACCTCGGCCATCGTGGGCGCGGGCCTCGGCGACTCAGTGGGGCTCATCACCGACGGCCGCTTCTCCGGGGCCACCCACGGCATGGTGGTCGGCCACGTGTCTCCCGAAGCGGCGGTGGGGGGGGCGATCGCCCTGGTCCGGGAGGGCGATCTCGTCACCATCGACGCCGAGGCGCGCCGGCTGAGCCTGGACGTGGAGGAGGGCGAGATCGCGCGCCGCCGTGCGGCCTGGTCGCCCCCCCCGCCCCGCTACCGGAGGGGCGTGCTCGCCAAGTATGCCCGGCTCGTCTCGAGCGCCAGCCTGGGCGCGGTGACCGACTAG
- a CDS encoding alpha/beta hydrolase: MKAVLAVLVGLLVVAETLRADSPNASGVQHGSLRVRDGSQLYYERAGRGPVLITPGRLFVFDALKVLSDQYTVIAYDMRDRGWSQPISDPARLTIQDDVRDLEDVRRHFGVKRFTPVGYSYLGLVVVMYALEHPQQVERIVQMGPVPMSFNSTYPADLMAEDVKSVPDPAKLEELKELRRAHLDDEHPREYCEKEWEVTRFMLVGNPANVGKLGPGWCDMPNEWPTHLQRHFAASIESVKKVDVSQGARTLRTAVLTIHGTRDRNAPYGSGKEWATTLPNARLLTIRNAAHQSFVEYPEIVIPSIRSFMGGAWPQGSEKLD; the protein is encoded by the coding sequence ATGAAAGCGGTGTTGGCAGTTCTCGTCGGGTTACTGGTCGTTGCGGAGACATTGCGGGCGGACTCTCCAAATGCGTCGGGAGTCCAGCACGGATCTCTGCGGGTGCGGGACGGAAGCCAGCTCTACTACGAAAGGGCAGGACGCGGGCCGGTATTGATCACACCCGGCCGCTTGTTCGTGTTTGACGCCCTGAAAGTCTTATCCGACCAGTACACAGTCATTGCTTATGACATGCGGGACCGTGGGTGGTCACAGCCCATCTCGGATCCGGCGCGACTGACGATCCAAGACGATGTGCGCGACTTGGAAGATGTGCGCCGCCACTTCGGAGTGAAGAGGTTCACGCCCGTCGGATATTCGTATCTCGGATTGGTGGTGGTGATGTATGCGCTCGAACATCCGCAACAGGTCGAGCGCATCGTGCAAATGGGGCCTGTGCCCATGAGCTTCAACAGCACGTATCCAGCCGACCTGATGGCTGAGGACGTGAAGTCGGTGCCTGATCCTGCAAAGTTGGAGGAATTGAAAGAGCTTCGCCGGGCCCATCTCGACGATGAGCATCCCCGAGAATACTGCGAGAAGGAGTGGGAGGTGACCCGGTTCATGCTCGTGGGCAACCCGGCCAATGTTGGCAAGCTCGGGCCGGGATGGTGCGACATGCCCAACGAGTGGCCGACCCATCTTCAAAGACACTTCGCCGCCTCAATTGAATCGGTCAAGAAGGTGGACGTGTCGCAGGGTGCCCGCACCTTACGCACGGCAGTGCTGACGATCCACGGGACGAGGGACCGCAACGCACCCTATGGATCGGGGAAGGAATGGGCAACGACTCTTCCAAATGCGAGGTTGCTGACCATCCGAAATGCCGCGCACCAATCGTTTGTGGAATATCCGGAGATCGTTATTCCGTCGATCCGATCCTTCATGGGAGGGGCCTGGCCACAGGGTTCCGAGAAACTTGACTGA
- a CDS encoding HAD family hydrolase produces MAGVVFLFDVDNTLLDNDRVIADLRRHLERAVGHERQQRYWEIFEQLRVELGYADYLGALQRYRIEHPRDPHLFTVSSFLVNYPFANRLYPNSLDAVMHCQQWGPAVILSDGDVVFQPRKVERSGLGELFEGKVLIYVHKEHELDDVEGRYPAEHYVLVDDKIRILSAVKKAWGSRVTTVFPRQGHYALDAAEVGRYPPADVTLDRIGDLLGHDRQGLLAAARPATGP; encoded by the coding sequence ATGGCCGGGGTGGTCTTCCTGTTCGACGTCGACAACACCCTCCTCGACAACGACCGGGTCATCGCCGACCTGAGGCGGCACCTCGAGCGCGCGGTCGGACATGAGCGTCAGCAGCGCTACTGGGAGATCTTCGAGCAGCTCCGGGTCGAGCTCGGCTACGCCGACTACCTGGGCGCCCTCCAGCGCTACCGGATCGAGCATCCCCGGGACCCGCACCTCTTCACGGTCTCGAGCTTCCTGGTGAACTACCCCTTCGCGAACCGGCTCTATCCGAACTCGCTCGACGCGGTGATGCACTGCCAGCAGTGGGGGCCCGCGGTCATCCTCTCCGACGGCGACGTCGTCTTCCAGCCCCGCAAGGTCGAGCGCTCCGGGCTGGGCGAGCTCTTCGAGGGAAAGGTGCTCATCTACGTGCACAAGGAGCACGAGCTGGACGACGTGGAGGGGCGCTACCCGGCCGAGCATTACGTGCTCGTGGATGACAAGATCCGCATCCTGAGCGCGGTCAAGAAGGCGTGGGGCTCGCGGGTCACGACGGTGTTCCCGCGCCAGGGGCACTACGCCCTGGACGCGGCGGAGGTGGGGAGATACCCCCCCGCGGACGTGACCCTGGATCGGATCGGTGACCTCTTGGGCCACGACCGGCAGGGCTTGCTCGCGGCGGCCCGGCCGGCGACCGGCCCCTGA